GGGGAGGCCTTGGCCGTGGTGGATCTCGTACCCCTCCACCTCGAGGCCCTCGAGCCTTCCCCAGTAGCCCGAAAGCCCCTGAAGCCGCACCCGCCTCTTCTCCACCGTTTTCTCCGCCACCATCCTCACCCGGTAGGGGAGGAGGCCCAGGCCGGGGAAGGCCCCCTTTTCCTCCACCCCCTCCTCGTCCAGAAGGGCTTGGGAAAGCATCTCCGCACCGCCGCATACGGCGAGGACGGGCTTGCCCTCTTCCAGGTGCCGCTTTAGCAGAGGGAGGAAGGCCCTGAGCCAGGGGAGGTCCCGCGCCGGGAGGCGGCTTCCCGGGAGGACGAGGAGCTCTGCTCCCTCTGCCTCCTCAGGGAGGGTGGCGTACCGGACCCGGGCGAGCTCCGCAAGGGGCCAGAACTCGTCCAGGTTGGCGGCGTGAGGGTAGCGGAGGATGGCCACTTTGGGGCCTTCTTTCCCCTCGAGGCGGTGGCGGAAGCCGTCCTCCTCGGGGAAGGCGAGGGGGAGCAGGGGGAGGGTGCCGAGGACCGGGAGGCCGGTCCAATCCCTAAGGAGGCCGTAGGCGGGCCTTAGGAGCTCCAGGTTCCCCCGGAATTTGTTGAAGGCGAAACCCACGAGCCTCCTTCGGTGCTCTCCCAGGAGGGCAAAGGTGCCGTAAAGCGCCCCCAAAGCCCCTCCCTGGTCCACGTCGGCCACCAGGAGGGCCTTGGCCTCCGCCCACTCCGCCACCTTGAGGTTCGGCAGGTCGGGCCAGAGGTTCCGCTCCACCGGGCTTCCCGCCCCTTCCAGCACAAGGAGGTCGTACTCGGCCAGAAGGCCTTCCAAGGCTTCGCGGATGGGGGCCTCGAGGTGGGGCTTCCGCTCCTGCCACGGAAGCCGGGAGAGCCTGGGGTCCACCTTACCCCACACCACCACCTGGGCGCCCTTCTCCCCGAAGGGCTTGACCAGGACAGGGTTCATGCGCACCTCGGGCTCGGCGCCTGCGGCCAGGGCCTGGAGCCACTGGGCGGTGGCCACCTCCCCCCCCTGGGCCACCCGGGCGTGGTTCGCCATGTTCTGAGCCTTAAAGGGGGCGGCCTTCAGGCCGAGCCTGCGGAAGTGGCGGAGAAGCCCTGCGGCGAAGAGGCTTTTCCCTACCCCGCTCCCCGTGCCCCAAACGATGAGGGCCTTACCCCTTCTCAAGGCGCCCCCCCACGGCTTTTAGGATCGCCTGGGCGTCCTCCAGGGCCTTCTTGGCTTCCTCCGGAGGGAGATCCTGGAGGAGCCGGGTGAGGCTGTGGCCCCAGGGGTCCAGGCCCAGGGCGATTAGGGCTTTCTCCCCGGCCTGCTGGGCAAGAAAGGCAGCCTGGGCGTGCTTGCCCCTCTCCAGGAGGGCCTTTGCCGCCTCCCAGTCGTCCCAGGCTTGGGCGAGCCAGCGGCGGGCCTCAAGCCGGCGTTTTTCCACGCTCATAAAGCGGTTTCGCCTCCCGTAGCACCCCTTGGAGGAAGGGGAGGTTCCGGCGCTCTTGGAACGCCTCGGGGGTGAGGACGATGGCCTCCACGGGGAGGGGGGCATCCTGGAGGAGCTCCAGGACGAGGCCGATGCGCTTAAGGGGAGGGAGGTGCGGGCCACCATCAGGAGGTCCAGATCCGACCTTCGGTCCGCCGTCCCCCGGGCGTGGGAGCCGAAGAGGTAGAGGGCCTCCTCCAGGTAGCGGGCGAGCCCCGGGGTCATGCCCCCAGTCTAGCAAGAACCCCTTCCAGGGCCTCGAGGAGGGCCCCAATGGCCTCCTCGCCTTGGGCCGAAAGGCGGATCCATTCAGAAAGGCCAAAGCTGGTGCCGTCCCGCACCCTTATGCCCCTTTCCCTTAGGGCCCTGGCCACCTCCGTGGCCCGGCCTACGCGGGCCAGGAGGAAGTTGGCGGGGCTTTCCCGGACCTCGAGGCCGAGCCCCCTAAGCCCCTCCGCCAGGAGGCGCCGCAGGCGGTAGAGCTCCCTGCGGCTCTCCCGGAGCCAGGCCTGCGCCGCCGGGTCCAGCTGTCCGAGGAGGAGGGCTTCTCCATAGACGGACACGGGCCAGCTTGGGGCCAGGTTCCGGAAATGGGTAAGGTCCAAGGGCGCCACAAGGTACCCGGCCCTCACCCCCGTGAGGCCGTGGGCCTTGTTGGGGCTGTAAAGGCGCCACACCCCATGGGGGAGGGCGGGAGGGGCTTCCAGGAGCTCGTAGTAGGCCAGGTCCAGGACCAAGGCCGTGTGCCCTTCCCGCGCCAGGGCGGCCGCTTCCTCCAAGAAGGCGTACACCTCCCCCGTGGGGTTGTTGGGAACGCAGAGGAAGGCGAGGCTCGCCCGGGGCAGGAGGGCGAGGAAGGCCTCGGGGCCTTCTGCCTCCCAAAGGGGCAGGTCCAGGGCCCTGGCGGCCCGGGCGTACTCGCTGAATGTAGGGGGCAGGAGGAGCATGGGCCCCCGCAGGTAGGTCCACCGCGCCAGGCGGTGGATGAGCTCGCTTGTCCCCGTGCCCACGGCCACCTGTTCCTCCGCCACCCCGTGGGCCTGGGCCAGGAGGCGGTGAACCTTGCGGTACAGGGGATCGGGGTAGCGGCTCGGGTCTACCCGCTGGAGGTACTCCAGGATCACCGGATTGGGCCCGAGGGCGTTGGCGTTGGTGGAGAAGTCGTAGAGGGGCTCCGGACCCCCGTCGGGCCCCCCGTGGATGGGCCGAAGCACATCGTCCAGCACGCCCCCATTTTCCAGGGTCCTGCCTCTTGGGATGTGGGCCTGGGCTAAAGGTTGCCCCGGGGGGGGAGGCCTTGGCTTGCGGGGAAGGCGGCCCCCGTGGAAGCATGGAAATGGAGGGTCCTATGAGGATCACCTTGAGCGTGCTCAAGGCGGATATCGGCTCCGTAGGCGGGCACACCCTGCCGAGTGCGGCGGTGCTGGCCAAGGTGAAGGAGGTGGTGGAGGAGGCCAAGGGGAGCCTTCTCCTGGACGCCTACGTCTTCCACATTGGGGATGATATCGTCCTCCTTCTCTCCCACACCCGGGGGGTGGCCCACCCCGCCATTCACGAGCTTGCCTGGAGAGCCTTTCGCGAGGGGACCGAGGTGGCGAAGCGGGAAGGGCTCTACGGGGCAGGCCAGGACCTCCTCAAGGACGCCTTCACGGGAAACCTCCACGGCCTCGGTCCCCAGGTGGCGGAGATGGAGGTTGAGGAAAGGCCCTCCGAGCCCTTCATGGTCCTGGCGGCGGACAAGACCGAGCCCGGGGCCTTCAACCTGCCCCTTTACCTGGCCTTCGCGGACCCCATGTACTCCTCGGGCCTCCTCCTCTCCCCGGAGCTTAGGCCGGGTTTCCGCTTCCGCATCATGGACCTCGCGCAAACGGAGCGGGATAGCTACATTGAGCTGGATGCTCCCGAGCGGCTTTACGACATCGCTGCCCTCTTGCGGGACTCCCACCGCTTTGCCATAGCCTCCATCTGGTCCCGAAAATACGGGGAGGTGGCGGCGGTGGTGAGCACCACCCGCCTCAGGAACATCGCCGGGCGCTACGTGGGTAAGGACGATCCCGTGGCCCTGGTGCGCACCCAGAAGATCTTCCCCGCCACGGAGGAGTTCGGCCCCCCCTTTGCCCTGGCCCCCTTCGTGGCCGGGGATACCCGGGGAAGCCACCACCTGCCCCTCATGCCCGTGAAGGCCAACACCCCGGCCTCCACCTTCTTCTGCGTGCCCATGGTCTGTGCCCTGGGCTTTTCCCTGAAGGAGGGCCGCCTTACCGGTCCGGTGGACCTCTTCGCCGATCCCGTCTGGGACGCGGTTCGGGCCAAGGTGGTGGAGAAGGCGCAGGAGATGCGGCGCCAGGGCTTCTACGGCCCCGCCATGTTGCCCATGGAGGAGCTGGAGTACACCGGGATCGCCGAGCGGCTCAAGGAGCTGGAGCAGGAGTTTAGCTGAACCCGGGGCGTCCCGGGGCCTACCGTCCCCAGGGGGCCAGGAGCCCGGAAAGCAGGACCCCGGCCCCATACCCTACCCCGCCCACCCACCAGAGGGCCCTTCCCAGGTGGGCTGCTTTCGGCGAGGGGGCTTGGGGGTTCAGGGCGTAGGCGCCCCGTTTCCTTAGGCGGACGCCGAGCCTCAGGGCCAGGGCGGCCATGGGGAAGCCCGCGTTGGGGGAAGGGGTCTTGCGGGCCTCCTGGAGGAGGCGTCCCCAGAGCCTAGGCGGGCAGAGGAGAAGCCCGGTAAGCCTTGCCGGGAGGAGGTTGAGGAGGTCGTCCATCCGGGCGGCGAAGGTGCCCCTTGCCCCGTGCTCCGGGTAGCCCCACATGGCGTCGGCGGTGTTGGCGTAGCGGTAAAGGGCGGCTCCCCCCAGGCCCAAGAGGGCGTAGTAGAGGAGGGGGGCGAGGAGGCTGTCCACGAGGTTTTCCGCGAGGCTTTCCAGGGCCGCCTCCCGCACCTCCTCCGGGGAGAGGTCCTCCGTCCTCCGGCTCACGATCCGGGAAAGGCGCGTTCTTCCGGCCTCGAGGCTTTCCCCAAGGGCCCTCTCCACGGCAAGGACTTCCGAAAGGAGCATCCTGAGGCTGAAGAGGGGCTTGAGGAGGAGGCCGAGGAAGGCCCACCCCAGGGCCAGGGGGCGGAGGAGCAGGTCCAGGAGGAAGGCGGGCAAGGCGAAGAGAAGGGCGCCCAGGGCCCAGTAGCAGGCCCCCGACCAAAGGCCCCTCACCCTGGGCCAAGCCCAAGAGAGGTACCGCCCCATCCAGACCACAGGGTGGAACCGGGGCGGAGGCTCCCCCAGGAGGGCGTCCAGGAGGAGGGCGAGGAGGAGGCTCACTCTTGGGGTTGGCCCTAAAGCCCCACCCCTCGCCTACCTGAAGGGCTGGGGAGGGGAGGCCTTCGGGAGCCCGGGAGGTTGCCCACCCGAGCTAAGTGGGCCTCTTTTTCGGGCCGACCCAGGGTGACGATCCCCCCGTGCCCCAGGGCGAAGAGGACGCCGTTAAGGGGAGAGGGCCTCACCCGGGCGAGGCCGTCCACCGCCGCCAGGTGGTCGGGGTCCACGCCGTGGCGCATCCCCAGGGCCACGGCCAAAAGCTCGGGGCCCGTCACGGAGCACCTGCCTTTTGCGGGGAAAAAAGGGCTTTGAACCGGGATCCGCTTTCTTTCATCGCTGCCTCCTTTCGCCCCTGCTCGGGGGCAGGTGAGGCGCGCACCGGGGCGGGTATTCGGGCTTCCAGCCTAGACGGAAGGCACGTAGCTTGGGCCGGTTACCGCTGCGGCACAGCGCCGGACTTTCACCGGTCTTCCCCCTTTGCCGCCCCAGGACATCCGGGCCCTGGGGCACCCCAGCCGCACGGGCCCCCCTTGGGGGGCTTGGCCTAGGTTTTACCCCTTCCCCCGCCTTTCGTCAAGCCCGGGGGCTCCTCGCCTATGGCGGGTGGGTTTTCTGCCCTTGCGCCTAATTCCGGGCTCTTGACACCCTTCACGAGCCCGGTTACCATTAGGGCCAAGATGCGCGCGGTTCTCGCCCTATCCCTAGCGCTGGTCCTAATCGTAGGGCCAGCGGGGGGTGGGGTGTAGCGGTTTAAGGCGCATCCATAGGCCCCCCGGAAAACCCGGGGGGCCTTGGTTTAGGAGGGGGAGATGAAGGGAGCGGAGGCACTGTTAAAGGCGCTGGAGCGGGAAGGGGTGGAGGTGATCTTCGGCCATCCCGGCGGGGCCATCATGCCCACCTACGATGCCCTTTACGATAGCCCTCTCCGCCACATCCTGGTGCGGCACGAGCAGGGGGGTGTTCACGCCGCCACCGGCTACGCC
Above is a genomic segment from Thermus islandicus DSM 21543 containing:
- the cbiB gene encoding adenosylcobinamide-phosphate synthase CbiB is translated as MSLLLALLLDALLGEPPPRFHPVVWMGRYLSWAWPRVRGLWSGACYWALGALLFALPAFLLDLLLRPLALGWAFLGLLLKPLFSLRMLLSEVLAVERALGESLEAGRTRLSRIVSRRTEDLSPEEVREAALESLAENLVDSLLAPLLYYALLGLGGAALYRYANTADAMWGYPEHGARGTFAARMDDLLNLLPARLTGLLLCPPRLWGRLLQEARKTPSPNAGFPMAALALRLGVRLRKRGAYALNPQAPSPKAAHLGRALWWVGGVGYGAGVLLSGLLAPWGR
- the fbp gene encoding fructose-1,6-bisphosphate aldolase/phosphatase — encoded protein: MRITLSVLKADIGSVGGHTLPSAAVLAKVKEVVEEAKGSLLLDAYVFHIGDDIVLLLSHTRGVAHPAIHELAWRAFREGTEVAKREGLYGAGQDLLKDAFTGNLHGLGPQVAEMEVEERPSEPFMVLAADKTEPGAFNLPLYLAFADPMYSSGLLLSPELRPGFRFRIMDLAQTERDSYIELDAPERLYDIAALLRDSHRFAIASIWSRKYGEVAAVVSTTRLRNIAGRYVGKDDPVALVRTQKIFPATEEFGPPFALAPFVAGDTRGSHHLPLMPVKANTPASTFFCVPMVCALGFSLKEGRLTGPVDLFADPVWDAVRAKVVEKAQEMRRQGFYGPAMLPMEELEYTGIAERLKELEQEFS
- a CDS encoding HEPN domain-containing protein, with protein sequence MTPGLARYLEEALYLFGSHARGTADRRSDLDLLMVARTSLPLSASASSWSSSRMPPSPWRPSSSPPRRSKSAGTSPSSKGCYGRRNRFMSVEKRRLEARRWLAQAWDDWEAAKALLERGKHAQAAFLAQQAGEKALIALGLDPWGHSLTRLLQDLPPEEAKKALEDAQAILKAVGGRLEKG
- a CDS encoding pyridoxal phosphate-dependent aminotransferase; the encoded protein is MLDDVLRPIHGGPDGGPEPLYDFSTNANALGPNPVILEYLQRVDPSRYPDPLYRKVHRLLAQAHGVAEEQVAVGTGTSELIHRLARWTYLRGPMLLLPPTFSEYARAARALDLPLWEAEGPEAFLALLPRASLAFLCVPNNPTGEVYAFLEEAAALAREGHTALVLDLAYYELLEAPPALPHGVWRLYSPNKAHGLTGVRAGYLVAPLDLTHFRNLAPSWPVSVYGEALLLGQLDPAAQAWLRESRRELYRLRRLLAEGLRGLGLEVRESPANFLLARVGRATEVARALRERGIRVRDGTSFGLSEWIRLSAQGEEAIGALLEALEGVLARLGA
- a CDS encoding cobyric acid synthase, producing the protein MRRGKALIVWGTGSGVGKSLFAAGLLRHFRRLGLKAAPFKAQNMANHARVAQGGEVATAQWLQALAAGAEPEVRMNPVLVKPFGEKGAQVVVWGKVDPRLSRLPWQERKPHLEAPIREALEGLLAEYDLLVLEGAGSPVERNLWPDLPNLKVAEWAEAKALLVADVDQGGALGALYGTFALLGEHRRRLVGFAFNKFRGNLELLRPAYGLLRDWTGLPVLGTLPLLPLAFPEEDGFRHRLEGKEGPKVAILRYPHAANLDEFWPLAELARVRYATLPEEAEGAELLVLPGSRLPARDLPWLRAFLPLLKRHLEEGKPVLAVCGGAEMLSQALLDEEGVEEKGAFPGLGLLPYRVRMVAEKTVEKRRVRLQGLSGYWGRLEGLEVEGYEIHHGQGLPLFHQQGSLLATWLHGLLENPGVQQALFGRKARALEESLDRLADALEEHLDLKPLYQALGLSGGRLPAGMPKAPDPPPSPGLVLLLGGAKSGKSRFAQKLAGPFATLIATAEARDEEMAERIRQHQAERPPTWETLEEPLDLVGALARARYPTVVVDCLTLWVANLLERGLDPLEEARRFLGAVGESGKRVIAVSNEVGMGIVPAHPLARRYRDLLGRVNALFAEKAEVYLLVAGKALRLGT